GGCCAGTTACCTAGATAAGGTCCGATGCCTGGAGGATGAAAATGCCATGCTCGAGACCCGGATCAGGGAATTTTATGCTAAACAAGGACCTCTCTCTGAACCAAAGGATTACAGCCATTATCACCAACAAATTGAAGATATTAAGAACCAGGTAAGATATCAAACACCAGGCCATTTTAGTAGTTTTCAgggagtcttgctcttttctgttgcaaAGAGACAACCAAGCTTAAACTCAGAGCTGTATCACTGTGCAGATCCCAAATGGAAACTATGTGAAGCCAACATGTGACCATTCCATACAAAAGACGAAGTGTAGAAATCTCTAAAACTGGTCTTTCTTATACAGATTATTCCTATGGGTACAAATTCTATTTCTCCACGAATCTGATATTTTCATTATTTCGTGATTTAAAAACATCTCAGTTTTGACAAAAAGTTAAATTTagtcaatttttttaaagaaatgaaaccaACGTTCTCAATTAATTAAACATGTGAGGGCATGTGTTCTTttaaaccagaggttcccaaacggtgctctgtggagcacttggtgctctgtgaaacatctcctagtgttcCATGAAgacattggaaagaaaaatgctactgttagtatataggtgccaggtgaaaattagtgctccgtgatgaatttctctcctgaaaagtgctccatggctcaaaaagtctgggaaACTCTGCTTTAAACAGTTATGGTTTTCAATTTTCAAAATTTAAGCAAATGCTAGATTTAGGATGTCAGTCTTTCGTAGCCTACCCTCTTTAGTGCATGTTTTTATTGCAAGTTTTATGCATTATGCACCATCCCAAATTCTGAAACCAGAGGACAACCAATGAGCAACAGAAACTTCTCTACAAATATGAGATGACTGTGCATAGGATTACTGCATTTTGAAGGATTCAATTttgcttcaattttttttaaaaatgtatttttgcaACATTTAGATGGCAGGGTGTGCGTTAAAAATTTCTTGTCAAATCTGGGGAAGGAGAGTTGGCATTCACAAAACATCACCTGACTATGGTTGCAgtcctaagggcactttcatgGAGTAAGCTCCATTAAATAACATTAGACTTATTTCTGCTTAAGATTACTCCCCATATGTGTACACAGACAGAAAAGAGAGTTGGGAAAGGGAGCTTATTATTATGCTATGCGTCAACAGCTCCTTCCAAAAACCATATCAGAAATGTTGTATTTGTTTTTGGAATCACTTTTGGGTTTGCATTTTGGTTTTATTAGTTTATGTTAATTAcctctaccctgcttttctccccagtggagacgcaaaagcaacttacaaaatacaaaaatacaatataggtgtctgagaaaggtgggctataaacagggatgctagcctccaggtgggacctggccaccctagctgtAAGTAAATAAAAGACACAATTTAGACAAATGAAAGAAACCCAGTCCTATACTCCAACATCCTGGCCTAGTCCTGTTTCCATTGGCACAGCTCTTGGAGGGCTATGAGCTGGGGTCTAAGAGCCAAGGACCAAGAGCCCTTAGGTTCTTGCCCTCAGGCTCATGCCTCTGGCCGTGCCCAAGCTAAACACCTGTAATATGGAAGGGACAGAAGCTCAGCACAGATTTCCATTGGTAGGGTTAATAATACTTAGTATTTACGAGCCTTCCAAGTGTGTCACATATGTTATCAGATGATTTATGTTGTTGACTGTGCAATTTAAGCACCGCAGCTAATAATTTTCTTTTGCCTGGAGCAAATGACAGCCTCATTGTTTTCATTTTATGTATGAGCATTTGTGTGGTGCATTCACCTCTCAAGCTAGTTAACAGGCAGTAGGGTAGAATCTCATGCTGAAGGTGTTAAGAAAGAGTTGTATTGATTCTCACAAGGAACTGTAATGGCCTGATATCCTGAGGTTCAGTTGCGCACTGATGTCCAACTGTTATAATTTGTGCACCTTGACTATACATTGGAATGCAGCTGGTGGTAGACTGACAGTAATTTACATTAGATTACCAATCCCCTGGTAAACCTTAATCCCAGACCTTTGCACGAAGTGGGAAAACTGCGAGTAGAGCCATAACCGGTATCTCCTAACTTAATCTCTCCCCAGCTCATTTGCACAAGCGTGGAAAACAACAAACTCCTTCTGTGCATTGACAACAGCAAGCTGACTGCTGATGACTTCCGAACCAAGTGAGTATTTTCCCACAAAGCAAGGGGCACTACGGAACAAAGGATATGACTGGGGGAACTCTATGTCATGCGAGTTGGCTACTGCAGAGGATGTATGGAGTGGCGATTTTGGTTCTTTCAGGCTTCTGCAAGTGGGAGGTGCCTTGTACTGAAACAATGTATGGGGCTTTAGAGCAGAGGCTGTTGGGTGCAGGGGAGAGGAGTGCCTGCCCATGATGGGATGTAACAGCAGTCCGACATGGTTGTTGGCAGAGGAGCCATCTTATTCATTGAACATCTGTCTGTCTCTTTTATATATTCTTTAGTGATTCTAGTTTTTATCTGgaactggtcaattgaccgtaataaatatattgtactgtattgtactgtattgtattgtattgtattgtattgtattgtatagaGATTCTGGAAGTACGACAATAAGAGCACGTGGGGTGTGCTcccctctatacctaggtctaaacttgccgcaatccctcccaatgtactttgattttctgataatctcgcgatacagatgattatttatgttggctagactgaatgccatcccatcaggggagttaatagcTTGTTTAAATAGGATACCatactgtgagagagtatgtcagtgtggttctgaCTAAATAGgcactcttcagcatttcttgtttagctgtgacttgctcaacaaggctagagacagatggataaagcctttcaTTCAGGAATTTGTCTctgaactggataatctgagggttcttttagcaggggaggattttaatactacattggcagttgccaaatttccttcccagtcaattaagattaaaaaatactaatttccttatgggttatttagatagttcctttttttttggtctcagtgtgacatcgttcagggccgaattggccacatgaacagtatcattaaagtatatTCTTTAGTGTCTAACCACAGGGGGCATTTCTCTCACAGTACAGGAATGCTGGTTTTAAAAGCTCACGAAAGCTTGAAATATTGGTTGGGGTGAAACAGTGGCCATTCCTGGAAGAAGGATCTAGGTTGTAACCTGGCATCGGGTTCTTACACTGTGCTCCTTGTGCCATAGGTATGAAACTGAATGTTGCCTCCGTCAGAACGTGGAGGCCGATATTAATGGCTTACATCAAATCCTGGACCAGCTGACAGCCTGCAGAGCTGACCTGGAGATACAATGCGAGAATCTGCAGGATGAACTGTGTAGCTTGAAGAAGAACCATGAGGAGGTGAGGGACATTGTCTTCTCGATTTATGAGGTCTAACTGGAACACTTGACGTAACATTTTCCCGAGTCCAGATGCTTGAAGTTTGAGAATAATCTTTTCAGATGTAGAAAGATGTTCTGCATGGCAGAATCTACAGATGTGGTAACATTATAGTACGGCCAGTTCTATCAAGGGTTAGAGGCTCATGACCCAAACCGTCCAGCGTTCAAGCTGTATGCAAACGCACATACACATGCAGGTATAAGCCAGAGATTCTGGACCAAATTCCTCACAGCAGCATTAACTTTCCTTTTTTTACCCCCTGTTcgtagaccaaggtcttgaacaataaaaccataaaacttaaataagactcaTATCTAAAAACACCAAATCTTCTCTTCAGCCTCTAAAAAAGGAGTTAACAAAATAGGTACACTGAGGGTCAGTgttctctaagaggaactgaacgtTTCTTCTTTGAAAATCAcccagagttgttttctgtcataTCCAGTTTTGCTGGCTTGTGGAGCTCTGTTTTATAGACCACTCCCAGTTGTGTCAAACATTTACAGTTAGAAGTTGACCAATATAGAAACAAGGAGATTCATTGAAATCCAGATATGACAGGTGTAACAATTGCTAAAAGTGCTCAATTAGGCCTACCTAAGGACCATTTGCAAAAGGAAGCTGTCCAAGGTGATGCTGGGCCCAGGGATCACTGGAGAAATACATGCTAGTTTCTTAGGAGGAGTTTAGGATGAGAAACTGGTCTTGCAGAACACTAATAACTAACAAAATGGCTGTCCTTTCCTTTGTTTGGGGACCTCCTGGCCATCACTGGCCCACCAGGAAcgttccctgtaagttaaatggcggCCCACCCGTGCGCTGGGTGTAGGATGGAAGATGAGTAATGCAAGGGGCAGAGGAGAAATCACCATGGTGATGGCTATTTCATCTGGCTTATGTTCTTCCTGTAGGAAATAACCTGTCTGAAGAACCAATCAACTGGTGATGTTAATGTAGAAGTCAATGCCTGCCCTGGTCCGGATCTGAGGAAGATCCTAGAAGAGATGAGGTGCAAGTACGAATCGATGATTGAAGCCAACCGTAAAGAAGTTGAAACCTGGTATGGATCCAAGGTAAGACTACATCGTAACAAATCCGCAGCATGGGGTCATGCTGCACTGGAGACAGTAATGGAGGCCACTACAATTTTGGACACAGCAAGCACCTCCTTGATGGGAGAGGAGAaggggttgtggttcagtggtagatccATCTGTTCTGTAGGTCCCAACTGCAAATCCTCAACATCTACAGTCAGAGGACCAGGCAGTACATCTCTACTTGAAACCTTGGAGAGATGCTGCTAgatagagtagacaatactgggcttGATAGACTTTGGTTCAGTAGAAAGCAACTCCATTTTATATTGATGAACTCCCTTTAGTTTATGAAAGAGGctatggctcattggtagagcatcagcttttcatacagaatgtcccaggtttggcccccagcatctccagttcatcAGGATCAGGCAATAGGTGATTTGAAAGGTCTCTACTTGAGATCCTGGAAAACTGCCACCGGACAATACTGGGCTTGATAGACTAGTTGgattctgactcagtataaggcaagttCATATGTTTGTGAGAGGTGTAATGGACATCTGCACATTACAATTCTGCTTATTACAGATTGAGGAGGTGAATCGTGATGTTTGCACCAGCAGTCAGGAGATTGAACAGAGCAACAATAAGGTCACTGAGCTGAGACGCCAACTGCAAGCCCTGGAGATTGACTATGAAGCCCAATGCAGCCTGGTAAGAGAGATCCAAACAGTTGCTGCCTCACAAGAGACAGAAGTTGATCGGGTTAGGGTGTGACAAATGATGGCAGGCAGGGACAGGACCCATGAATGTACATGTGCCACATTTCCTGTGAAGGGGTAGTCACACAGCATCTCTGCTCCAAACACCTCTGAGTAGAAGGTGTTGCTGACATCATGTCATTGGGTATTCCCAGTGCTCGCCTTCGAATCTTTTGACAGTATCTACAAAACGTTGCCAGTAGGTACAAAACCAAGATCATTTTACAGAGCATGGTACATTCTGGATCCTTGATTTTCTCTTCAGGGGTTGGGAAACCTTGGGAGCAAAATTCACTAGAGACAAAATGAGAAGATGGAGGGTTCCAGGATGGACCACTTCTCTTTCAAATGATCTGGCAAAACTTGGAATGGTGACGAATTCTTAAAGAAAGGATTTAAACACATATCTGTTTTTCTGCACCAGCGTAAAGCAGACTGTTCTTTCCTTTCAGCCAACCTTTCAGCGACTTGTTTTCAGGTGATATAGGGGGGAAATGAATACTAACAAAAGTGCCATAAATGGAATAGCGATATAATTGAGACACATACCTAAAGGGTACTGTCGCACATATCGAATAAtacacttccaatgcactttgcagctggattttactgtgtaaaatggcaaaatctacttgcaaatgatcgcattgaaagtggattgaaagggcattattcagtgtgtgtgaaagagcaCTTTAATTATAAAACAACCAGAAAAGCCAGAAATAAAGATCAGCTTAAGGGGGTGGAAGACTTTTCTCCTGGGGTTGTTTTCCACATTCATAAGCATCACATGCaatgcagcagcaggagggagtAATTTGTCTAGGTACAGGAGCTACTAAGTCAAACACCAGGCTTGTCAATGGAATTTGTTCACATGCTACCAGCCATCCAGTCTACAATGAAAAAAGTGTAGCGAAATCAAGAAAtacacatgcatgtgtgaaccagtttTACAGCTTGGCTTCGCTGCAAACGCAAGCATTTCACACAAGGATGAATCCTTGTTTCTCCAGCTCTTTGTTCTTAACCCCATCAGTGGGCTGAAAATGAAAATCGTGGCTTTGCTGTGGTGCAGCCAGATTCGAAGCCCAGCTCGCTTAAGGAGTTTCATCTTCAGTTTTATACGttttacctggaggctggcatccctacctcctcATGCTTGGGCTACCAGCtcatgccctatgaggaaaggctgagggagtcgggaatgtttagtctggagaagaggaggctgaggggggacaggattgctctctttaagtatttgaagggctgtcactgagaggagggcagagagctgttcctgttggcagcagaggataggactcgcaataatgggtttaaattgcaggcggagaggtagcgggtggatattaggaaaaacttttttacagtaagagttgttcgacagtggaatcagctacctagggaggtggtgagctccccctcactggcagtcttcaagcagaggctggacaaccaCTGGCATTgagcctgtatagccccttccaactctatgattctatgctggccCTAAGCTTGTGTGGAGCTTTGaccaccaccccacccacccagagCAGAATGTAGGCTGCTTGCTCATGGTGACTTGTTGTCCCCTTCGCCAAAGGTGGTTCTGGTGGGGACGTACACCCTGTGAGGAcagaggcctggggggggggggaagagaaattggCCTACTGGGTCTTTCCCTAGTGGCCTCAATGGCCAATCTCCCCCATTTACCCTGTTCCTATTCCTCCCTCCTGGCCTTGCAACCCATGTGTGAGAGAGTtagtgatgccagcctccaggtaggaactGGGGAtcatccagaattacagctcatctccagactacagagatcagttcctctggagaaaatggatgcttgggagggtggactctacagcactgtacctcattgaggtccctgtacttcactggctccatctccaaacctccaggagtttcccaaccttagggtggccagctttgggttgggaaatacctggagatttttggggtggagcctgaggagagtggggaatggggggggaggggcttcaatgccatagagtccaatggccaaagcggccattttctccaggtgaactgatctctattggctggagatcagttgtaacaccaggagatctccagctactacctggaggttggcaaacctacccaacctggatcgggcaaccctaccccccatcccctgcccctcccttgcCCATTTTGCACAATCTTAGCATTCCAAGTGGAAGGCTAGATGCTCTAAAATAGAAACTGTGCTCTGTTTGACTTTGTAGAGGGACACCTTGGAAGCCTCGCTGGGCGAAACGGAGCATCGCTACAACAGCCACTTGGCTGATCTTCAGGAACGCATCTCTGCCCTGGAGCAACAGCTGGCAGAGCTCCGGGCCGAAATGGAGTGCCAGAACCAGGAATACACGGAGCTCCTTGACGTCAAAAGCCGGCTGGAGCAGGAGATTGCCACCTACCGCTGCCTGTTGGAGGGTGGACAGCATGACATTGTGTAGGTAGCATGCAGGGGCTGCAGGCCTTCAATATACCAGAGAACATACATTAACCAAAACCATAGCTTACTGGGCATTGTCAGTAAGTAGCTCAAAGCTTTGGGGTGGCCTGCCTATAAGGATGAGgagtggccagggagaagcttttctccctctctcataatactagaacacggggtcatctgctgaagctggagggtgagagattcaaaacagataaaaggaaggatttcttcacatgatggatagttaaattggggaactccctgccccaggatgtggtgatggcagccaacttggaatgctttaagaggggagtggacatgttcatggaggcaatccatggctactagtcaaaatgaatactagtcatgatgcatacctattctctacagtctcagaggagcatgcctcttatattaggcgctgtgaaacacaggcaggacaatgctgctgcagttgtctttgtttgtggcttcctggttggccactgtgtgaacagactgctggacttgatgggccttggtctgacccagcatggcttttcttatgttcttatcacttgcagcgcaatcctaaacagttacacccttctcagcccaTCAAAATCAACTGGTTTAGGAGGGCAGGAataaagtagactcctttgaaatgtggtgttggaggagagtgttacgggtaccgtggaccgccaaaaaaacaaatcagtgggttatagatcaaatcaagcctgaactgaccctagaagctaaaatgactaaacagaggctgtcgtattttggtcacattatgagaaggcaagagtcactagaaaagagagtcatgctaggaaaagttgagggcagcaggaaaagaggaagacccaacaagagatggatgggactcaataaaggaagccacagccctcagtttgcaagacctgagcaaggctgtcaaagataggacattttggaggactttcattcatagggttgccatgagtcggaagcgacttgacggcacttaacacacacacacacatacacacacacacacagttctattCAGAACTGCACTGTTAGTATCCAACACATGGGAGATAAACGGTCCAGATGCACACGCTCCAGCATTCATTTTTGGATGCAGATGTGGTTCTCACATGATCTGTTTTATTTCTTTCACTTGGATGATTCCCTTCCTCTGGCAAGCTCGGCATGTCTTATGttgcatatggttgccaggtaaTCTCCCCTCCAGCCCACTGATGGAGCCACAGGAGCTTAGCTTCAGCAGTAGAGCAGCGTCAGGTGCGTCTCTTTTAGCGTCTCTTTTAGCAGGTACCTAGAGGAGCCCATGATTCTTGTGTCCATCATTTCCTCTGCTATTAACGGACGGCACCGACTGGGAATGAAAACAAGCTGATGGCCAACGGGCCAAGCTGGAGCTCTTGTTACTCAAAAATACTACTTTTCAGAAATgtcttgatttaaaacatttattagtcacCTTTCTCTCTTGCAGAGCTTAAGGCAGCTTGCAATAGAAATAAAATGActattaaaaaacccaaaatagaaacagtataaataaaacaacgattataaaaacacacaaaaagccaCACTTTCAAAACTCCAGTTAGGACTACCAGTAAATAAAACCGGTATCTGTCAAAAGCAGTCCTAAATGAAACTGTCTTCAGCCTCCTCCTgaagatcgagagtggggaggcCAGGCAAACCTCCCTGAGGAGGTTGTGCTATAaacgtggggctgccactgaaaaggccatctctcatgtgcccaccagaGAAGTGTGTTGATTTGCAAGACAGGAGGGTTTctctctgtgatcttaattccttgGCAAGGACATATGGGAGAACGAGGTTCCAAGTCATGTAGGGCGTTAAACGACAGAACCAGCTCCTTGTATTGGGCTCAGGAGTGCATTGTTAGCcaatgtaattagggttgccaggtccctcttcaccaccggtgggaggtttttggggtgaaggccaaggagggctggatttggggaggggagggactttaatgccatagagtccaattgccaaagcgaccattttctccaggtgaactgatctctatcggctggaggtcagttgtaatagcaggagatcttcagccaccacctggaggttggaaaccctatgtgtaATTGCTGTGGTATTGGAGTCATATGCTACCAGTAGCTGGCCTCGGCTAGCAGTCCAGCTGCATCATTGTGTACTAACTGCAGCTACCAAAcaatcttcaagggtagccccaattAGAGGGCATTGCAATattccagtctagatgtaactatgTAATTGGTGACATTGATCagaattctttcttcttcttgcagaggaggagcaggaggagcaggAACTGCTAGAGCCAGTGGTGGGTCGAGCAGTGGACGATCCGGAGAGGTTCGGACATCCCATACTTACATGACACATTCTGCGGGGCATTCATACCATGGAGGCCACGTACACCATTAGGTCTCAAGAAGGGAGTACATGAGGTGAGGACTGCCTTTTCTTCTAGCCCATGATTCTAGACAAAAGAGGTGAA
This genomic window from Euleptes europaea isolate rEulEur1 chromosome 18, rEulEur1.hap1, whole genome shotgun sequence contains:
- the LOC130490978 gene encoding keratin, type I cytoskeletal 19-like — translated: MSSGTRHTVVTSARSSSGSCNLGGGRIGVSTASSGRHNSGGIGGGTADFSGRSPIGGGSPCSHGAGRSHFSSGSCSGGFGAGVHVVGGGGFGAGSVGSAVGGAHAGMVGGAHAGMVGNVIGGAHAGMMGGHCGMVGAMPAGMVAGMGSVMAGGHAGMMGAPCAFSSGVVAGPGMVAGPGMVAGPGMVAGPGMVAGMGGDPMSCGGIFTTLDGKMTMQNLNDRLASYLDKVRCLEDENAMLETRIREFYAKQGPLSEPKDYSHYHQQIEDIKNQLICTSVENNKLLLCIDNSKLTADDFRTKYETECCLRQNVEADINGLHQILDQLTACRADLEIQCENLQDELCSLKKNHEEEITCLKNQSTGDVNVEVNACPGPDLRKILEEMRCKYESMIEANRKEVETWYGSKIEEVNRDVCTSSQEIEQSNNKVTELRRQLQALEIDYEAQCSLRDTLEASLGETEHRYNSHLADLQERISALEQQLAELRAEMECQNQEYTELLDVKSRLEQEIATYRCLLEGGQHDIVGGAGGAGTARASGGSSSGRSGEVRTSHTYMTHSAGHSYHGGHVHH